In a single window of the Elaeis guineensis isolate ETL-2024a chromosome 6, EG11, whole genome shotgun sequence genome:
- the LOC105046459 gene encoding subtilisin-like protease SBT1.8, whose product MQTMPMACFSTALFMSFLTFALFLQPLLSLSHVTHPQPDITTSGTAATTYIIHTDNFSRPPHLATQIQWYSSILQSLSSTNTTTTTTTSVKTHSHNIIYTYDTILHGFAAILSSEEAEKVSEIPGVVGVYKDTIKQLHTTRSPDFLGLNHDFGLWPESNFGEDVIIGLVDSGIWPESESFDDDGLPEVPSRWKGECESGERFSPSLCNKKLIGARWFLNGTRSLGLLDGGGKNKYFQSPRDDDGHGTHTSSTAAGSPVPNASFFGFANGTARGMAPRARVAMYKACWPGDGGCPDTDILAAMDGAAKDGVDILSLSLGSYEAHPFDGDLLAIGAFNAVRRGILVVCSAGNSGPFSSSVTNVAPWITTVGAGSLDRTFPASITLGDGTVIIGKSLYDKIKPTNTSFRPLVYMLYCSASSIVPRLVRGKIVLCLEAEGYDVGLKIQAVGGAGLIWSDIVFGTGWITPMAFTLPALTVDNLEERKIMAYMNSTSKPKARFGLSQRTIVGENRAPMVAEFSSRGPNAIVPEILKPDILAPGINILAAWSPEAPLFLGIKRRGRFNIVSGTSMSCPHVAGVAALLRQAHREWSPAMIRSALMTTAAVVDNQYRQILNENLEPETPLAFGAGLVHPQLARDPGLVYDAGVQDYIDLLCAMNYTEKQLRKFGASKADCSTFVIGGAGNLNYPSFAVIFGNGTNVKVVKRTLTKVSELPEVYVARVVNPRPDKVEVTVEPDRLDFKMVNEERSYVVKFVSKVVDPGEMEYGYIIWENDVHQVKSPVVFMWE is encoded by the coding sequence ATGCAAACAATGCCCATGGCTTGTTTCAGCACTGCTCTCTTCATGTCCTTCCTCACCTTTGCCTTGTTCCTCCAACCGCTTTTAAGCCTATCCCACGTTACCCATCCACAACCTGACATTACCACCAGTGGTACTGCTGCCACTACCTATATCATCCACACTGACAACTTCTCTAGACCTCCTCATTTGGCCACCCAAATCCAGTGGTATTCTTCCATCCTCCAATCCCTCTCCTCCACcaacaccaccaccaccaccaccacctccgTCAAGACACACAGCCATAATATCATCTACACTTACGACACCATCCTGCATGGCTTCGCGGCCATTTTGTCCTCGGAAGAAGCCGAGAAGGTGTCCGAAATCCCGGGAGTCGTCGGTGTCTACAAGGACACCATCAAGCAGCTCCATACCACGAGATCCCCCGACTTCCTTGGCCTAAACCACGACTTCGGCCTCTGGCCTGAATCCAACTTCGGCGAAGATGTTATCATCGGCCTAGTCGACAGCGGCATCTGGCCCGAGAGTGAAAGCTTCGACGACGACGGCCTCCCAGAGGTTCCCTCCCGATGGAAGGGCGAGTGCGAGAGCGGGGAACGTTTCAGCCCGAGTCTCTGCAACAAGAAGCTCATTGGTGCAAGGTGGTTCTTGAACGGAACACGCTCTCTGGGGTTGCTTGATGGCGGTGGAAAGAATAAATATTTCCAATCTCCGAGGGATGACGACGGCCATGGCACGCACACCTCATCCACCGCCGCGGGCTCGCCGGTACCCAACGCCAGCTTCTTCGGCTTTGCCAATGGGACTGCCCGCGGAATGGCACCAAGGGCTCGAGTCGCCATGTACAAAGCTTGCTGGCCGGGAGATGGTGGATGCCCGGATACCGATATTCTTGCAGCCATGGATGGTGCTGCGAAGGACGGCGTCGACATCCTTTCTCTGTCCCTCGGATCATATGAGGCGCATCCCTTCGATGGCGATCTCCTGGCCATCGGAGCCTTCAATGCAGTTCGGAGAGGCATCTTGGTCGTCTGCTCCGCAGGGAATTCCGGGCCTTTCAGCTCGTCGGTGACGAACGTGGCTCCATGGATTACGACGGTGGGCGCAGGCTCTCTCGATCGCACGTTTCCCGCCAGCATCACCCTGGGAGACGGCACCGTCATCATTGGAAAGTCTCTTTACGACAAGATCAAGCCGACGAATACTTCATTTCGCCCTCTTGTTTACATGCTATATTGCTCCGCATCCTCCATAGTGCCGCGTTTAGTCAGGGGCAAGATCGTCCTGTGCTTAGAGGCAGAAGGCTATGATGTTGGACTCAAGATACAAGCTGTAGGAGGGGCTGGGCTGATCTGGAGCGACATTGTATTTGGTACGGGATGGATCACCCCAATGGCCTTCACATTGCCAGCTCTCACAGTGGATAACTTGGAAGAGAGGAAGATAATGGCATACATGAATTCCACCTCGAAGCCAAAGGCAAGGTTTGGACTCTCACAACGAACTATTGTCGGTGAGAATAGAGCTCCAATGGTGGCCGAATTCTCGTCAAGAGGCCCAAATGCCATCGTGCCGGAGATCCTGAAACCCGATATTCTCGCCCCTGGAATCAATATCCTCGCTGCCTGGTCCCCTGAGGCGCCTCTTTTCCTCGGAATTAAGCGGAGGGGCAGATTTAATATAGTTTCGGGCACATCCATGTCATGCCCTCATGTAGCCGGCGTTGCTGCGCTGCTCCGGCAAGCTCACCGGGAGTGGTCTCCGGCCATGATCCGGTCGGCATTAATGACAACGGCTGCTGTGGTCGACAACCAGTACCGGCAGATCTTGAATGAGAATTTGGAGCCTGAGACGCCGCTGGCATTCGGCGCCGGCCTTGTACACCCACAATTGGCTAGGGATCCAGGTCTCGTCTATGATGCCGGCGTCCAGGACTACATCGACTTGCTCTGCGCTATGAATTATACGGAGAAGCAGTTGAGGAAGTTTGGTGCCAGTAAGGCTGACTGTTCTACGTTTGTTATAGGAGGAGCCGGGAATCTAAATTATCCATCCTTCGCGGTGATCTTTGGGAATGGAACCAATGTGAAAGTAGTGAAGAGGACTCTGACCAAGGTGTCGGAATTGCCGGAGGTGTACGTGGCTAGAGTTGTGAATCCGAGGCCGGACAAGGTGGAAGTGACGGTGGAGCCGGACAGGCTGGACTTCAAAATGGTGAACGAGGAGAGAAGCTATGTGGTGAAGTTTGTGAGCAAGGTGGTAGATCCAGGTGAGATGGAGTATGGGTACATCATATGGGAGAACGACGTCCATCAGGTGAAAAGCCCAGTGGTATTCATGTGGGAGTGA